A genomic stretch from Mya arenaria isolate MELC-2E11 chromosome 10, ASM2691426v1 includes:
- the LOC128204765 gene encoding rho-associated protein kinase 1-like, translating to MHAAAFYARLRRNKALIFGAKLIMAGWLNVEEFGWNKLFVLADLHQVNFYKGLGEMERSSPVFLIDLVSIQKARISSKDDDRELMAEDVNSRTFVLLYDEIGERVYGPFSETEKKNWDLHEYKGHLFQDVQNRSPTTCDACKQSLWSIRQPPPAVNCTRCNTQVHTYHYDEDDGSVNPCPRIPIGTPAKHGDGLNLRTLRLKADTIEMKSTWISYINNSVQHRSEIKS from the exons ATGCACGCAGCAGCGTTTTACGCACGATTGAGACGAAATAAAGCGTTGATTTTTG GAGCTAAGCTGATTATGGCAGGTTGGTTGAATGTTGAAGAATTCGGCTGGAATAAACTGTTTGTGCTGGCAGATTTGCATCAAGTGAATTTCTACAAAGGCTTGGGGGAGATGGAGAGATCTTCACCGGTGTTTTTGATCGACCTTGT CTCTATTCAGAAGGCTAGAATTTCCTCAAAGGACGACGATCGGGAACTGATGGCCGAGGATGTGAACAGTAGAACATTTGTG ttaCTGTATGACGAAATAGGTGAAAGGGTATATGGACCGTTTTCGGAAACGGAAAAG AAAAACTGGGATCTCCACGAATATAAAGGCCACTTGTTTCAAGACGTGCAAAATAGATCACCAACAACGTGTGACGCGTGTAAACAATCATTATGGAGCATCAGGCAACCTCCACCAGCAGTTAATTGCACAA GATGTAACACCCAAGTACATACGTATCACTATGATGAGGACGACGGTAGCGTTAACCCATGTCCTAGGATTCCTATTGGCACACCAG CTAAACATGGTGATGGACTAAACCTGAGGACACTTCGACTAAAGGCGGATACTATTGAAATGAAATCCACATGGATAAGCTACATCAACAATAGTGTGCAGCACCGCTCAGAAATAAAATCTTAA